Proteins from one Paenibacillus amylolyticus genomic window:
- a CDS encoding Gfo/Idh/MocA family oxidoreductase, whose product MSATTAQQFPEVELVDIEKVIKKTTDDQIMITGKLTNGAAANVHIQGGVKHQTGLTLEIFGDNGTIVLRAPASIQFGSHQLLGAGSTDNELRELTIPDAYYSGPQSLYNDSGFVLNMAQAYRKFAQDIQEDTTLAPTFADAVKLHQLLDTVEKSAQTGQRQYL is encoded by the coding sequence TTGTCTGCCACCACAGCTCAACAGTTTCCAGAAGTCGAATTGGTAGATATTGAGAAAGTCATCAAGAAAACAACGGATGATCAGATCATGATTACAGGAAAATTGACTAATGGGGCAGCAGCCAATGTTCATATTCAAGGGGGAGTCAAACACCAGACAGGACTCACACTTGAAATTTTCGGAGACAATGGCACAATCGTGCTGAGGGCCCCTGCATCCATTCAATTCGGATCACATCAACTACTCGGTGCAGGATCTACGGATAACGAGCTTCGTGAACTAACCATTCCCGATGCCTATTACTCTGGTCCACAATCTTTATATAACGATTCTGGATTTGTGCTAAACATGGCTCAGGCTTATCGTAAGTTCGCCCAAGATATTCAAGAAGACACTACCTTAGCACCTACTTTCGCGGATGCGGTGAAACTTCATCAGTTACTGGATACCGTCGAGAAATCAGCCCAGACCGGTCAACGACAATATCTATAA
- a CDS encoding chemotaxis protein CheC, translated as MLNDLQKDLLTELVNVYVGQAANMLSEIVEKRIVLNIPEVELISISDVDPGDRRYNIFFSEGHLFRSSLQFGYEFQGKAFLMFPVEQAKVLANICLGELSESVIPDDPDLMDTDLDVLKEVSNVLLNAIIGEFGNFLEIKLEYVLPDIELIYVTNSDQQILLQNEVYVLVLHTSFLLADTDVTGIIVIALSMNSISSLLAKMDALLEADHG; from the coding sequence ATGCTGAATGACTTACAGAAGGATCTGCTGACCGAACTTGTGAACGTTTACGTGGGACAAGCGGCCAACATGTTGTCGGAGATTGTAGAGAAGCGTATCGTATTAAATATTCCTGAAGTAGAACTCATCTCCATATCCGATGTAGACCCTGGAGATCGCAGATATAACATTTTCTTTAGTGAAGGTCATCTGTTCAGATCCTCCTTACAATTTGGATACGAATTTCAGGGAAAAGCATTCTTAATGTTTCCTGTCGAGCAGGCTAAGGTATTGGCAAACATCTGTCTTGGAGAACTAAGCGAGAGCGTTATACCGGACGACCCGGACCTGATGGACACGGATTTGGACGTTTTGAAGGAAGTGAGCAATGTCCTGCTTAACGCCATTATTGGAGAATTCGGAAATTTCCTGGAGATCAAACTGGAATATGTTCTGCCTGATATTGAACTGATCTACGTCACCAATTCCGATCAACAAATTTTGCTTCAGAATGAAGTTTATGTGCTGGTTTTACATACCTCGTTTTTACTTGCAGATACGGATGTGACAGGTATCATTGTCATCGCATTAAGTATGAACTCCATATCCAGCCTGTTGGCCAAAATGGATGCTTTATTGGAGGCGGACCATGGATAA
- a CDS encoding helix-turn-helix domain-containing protein — translation MRVCTDGFDQEFINGKGDMYAIAFTQNVLSGRWKYFILWYLKDETRRYTDIKKFLGDLSQGSLTKQLKELENDGVIQRDVYPEVPPRVEYSLTDKGMKLLPILEKMADYGRAYG, via the coding sequence ATGAGAGTATGCACTGATGGGTTTGATCAAGAGTTTATCAATGGAAAAGGTGACATGTACGCCATAGCGTTTACTCAGAATGTTCTTTCTGGACGTTGGAAATATTTTATCTTATGGTACCTAAAAGATGAAACACGTCGTTATACAGATATCAAAAAATTCCTTGGGGATCTATCTCAAGGCTCTCTCACGAAGCAGCTTAAAGAGTTGGAGAATGATGGCGTTATTCAACGTGATGTCTATCCGGAAGTTCCTCCGCGAGTTGAGTATTCGTTAACAGACAAGGGAATGAAGTTACTACCGATCCTTGAAAAGATGGCGGACTACGGTAGAGCATACGGCTAA
- the nfsA gene encoding oxygen-insensitive NADPH nitroreductase — protein MNNTLELLHNHTSYRSYTSQPLTEEQIDAIFQAANQTSSFSLLQAVSIIRITDPVLRKKVRHLGVDQPYIEESAEFWVFCADFNRNHEIAPDVDIEYIEFLLIGSFDAGLMAQNALTAAESLGLGGVFIGGVRANISKLSDVLNLPKYVIPLVGLCIGNPAGDKPELKPRLPQAMILLDNQYKPMDQEKLAIYDETMLKYYENRPTRAPFTVKKVKGWSDHIQDHLERSIQPQMMAYLNKQGFAKK, from the coding sequence ATGAATAACACACTCGAATTGCTTCATAACCATACATCGTATCGTTCTTACACATCTCAACCCCTAACTGAGGAACAAATAGATGCAATATTTCAGGCAGCGAATCAAACTTCATCGTTCAGTCTTCTTCAGGCGGTATCCATTATTCGCATCACAGATCCAGTTCTTCGAAAAAAAGTCAGACATCTCGGTGTCGATCAACCCTATATTGAAGAATCGGCAGAATTCTGGGTCTTCTGTGCTGATTTCAACCGAAATCATGAGATCGCTCCGGATGTGGATATTGAATATATTGAATTTCTGTTAATTGGTTCATTCGATGCTGGCCTAATGGCACAAAATGCGTTAACCGCGGCTGAATCGCTGGGACTTGGTGGAGTGTTCATTGGTGGGGTCAGAGCTAATATTAGCAAACTTTCTGACGTATTGAATTTACCTAAATATGTTATCCCTCTGGTGGGATTATGTATCGGTAACCCAGCTGGAGATAAGCCGGAACTGAAACCTCGACTCCCTCAAGCCATGATATTGCTTGATAATCAATACAAACCAATGGATCAAGAGAAATTGGCAATCTATGATGAGACCATGCTAAAGTATTATGAAAATCGTCCGACGAGAGCTCCTTTCACCGTAAAAAAAGTAAAAGGATGGAGTGACCATATCCAGGATCACCTCGAGAGAAGTATTCAACCGCAAATGATGGCCTATTTGAACAAGCAAGGTTTTGCCAAAAAATAA
- a CDS encoding carbohydrate ABC transporter permease has protein sequence MGINKSRLEPIVFHTLNGILMIAIAIVTLYPFVNTLAVSFNAGNDTIRGGIYLWPRVWTDQNYRAVFAGGTIFSAFGISVARTVLGTVLSLFLTSMLAYTLSRKDYILRKPITIVVVLTMYFSAGLIPTYFLMKDLHLLNNFLVYIIPGLISAFNMIVIRTYIQTLPEGLIESAKIDGAGDFRTFMSIILPLCQPVLATVALFIAVGQWNSWFDTFLYASSKQNLSTLQYELMKLLSSSMNSNSSAAVANGADLGAARNMVTPVSIRAAITIVAALPILVVYPFLQKYFVHGLQLGGVKE, from the coding sequence ATGGGAATCAATAAATCTCGGCTTGAACCGATTGTCTTCCATACGTTAAATGGCATACTGATGATCGCAATCGCGATTGTTACCCTGTATCCGTTTGTGAATACACTCGCTGTATCGTTCAATGCCGGTAATGACACCATCCGGGGTGGGATTTATCTGTGGCCTCGGGTATGGACAGATCAAAACTACAGAGCCGTATTTGCAGGAGGGACCATCTTCAGCGCCTTTGGTATATCTGTGGCGAGAACGGTTTTGGGGACAGTCTTAAGTCTATTCTTAACCTCCATGCTGGCTTACACACTAAGCCGTAAAGATTATATATTACGAAAACCCATTACGATTGTCGTTGTTCTTACGATGTATTTTAGTGCAGGACTTATTCCAACTTACTTTCTAATGAAAGATTTGCATTTGTTAAACAACTTCCTGGTGTATATTATTCCAGGGCTGATCAGTGCCTTCAATATGATTGTGATTCGTACCTACATCCAGACACTGCCTGAGGGACTGATCGAATCGGCCAAAATTGATGGTGCTGGAGATTTCAGAACGTTCATGTCCATTATTTTACCGCTCTGCCAACCGGTGCTGGCTACGGTTGCACTGTTCATTGCAGTCGGTCAGTGGAACTCTTGGTTCGATACGTTTCTGTATGCGTCTTCCAAACAAAACCTGAGCACGCTGCAATATGAGTTGATGAAATTATTATCGTCTTCCATGAATTCCAATAGCAGTGCAGCCGTGGCCAATGGCGCAGATCTTGGTGCTGCACGTAACATGGTCACTCCGGTATCCATTCGGGCAGCCATTACGATTGTAGCCGCATTACCCATCCTGGTCGTATATCCATTCTTGCAGAAGTATTTCGTTCACGGGTTGCAGCTTGGAGGGGTAAAAGAGTAA
- a CDS encoding MarR family transcriptional regulator — MTTDAVDCDIRQSLDRISSQMRRNYSESLRELNLYVGQDNLLYRLWLGDGVTQMQLSEHMKCEPPTVTNMVKSLEQNGFIYRKRDVQDARIMRIFLTDKGKALEKPVEYKWREQQEKLLQSISSEDRLILRQLIQQMERNIL; from the coding sequence ATGACGACAGATGCAGTAGATTGTGATATTCGACAGTCTTTAGATCGAATTTCCTCCCAAATGCGTCGAAATTATAGTGAATCTCTTCGGGAACTTAATCTCTATGTAGGACAAGATAATCTGTTGTATCGGCTGTGGTTGGGTGATGGGGTAACACAGATGCAACTAAGTGAACATATGAAATGCGAACCACCAACGGTTACAAACATGGTCAAATCACTGGAGCAGAACGGATTCATATATCGCAAACGTGATGTACAGGATGCAAGGATCATGCGTATCTTTCTAACCGATAAGGGCAAAGCATTAGAAAAACCGGTTGAGTATAAATGGAGAGAGCAGCAAGAGAAACTACTTCAATCCATTTCTTCGGAAGATCGGCTGATATTGAGGCAACTCATCCAACAAATGGAGCGAAATATCTTATAA
- a CDS encoding Gfo/Idh/MocA family oxidoreductase, with the protein MSKKIRTGIIGASMNNGWASGTHIPAIEHLDEYELTAVGTSNMASAKKSAEAFRADHGFDNIEELAHHTDVDMVVISINVKEHYNAVKAVVPAGKPIYCEWPLGSNTEEALEMQEWASSAQLPNAIGLQARQAPAVQYVKDLLTEGYVGKVLSANLKISIDGMGGVGDKSSAYLFDRNVGGNLLTIVGDIIWTPSLTCLGILQNCLPPQLNSFQKSNW; encoded by the coding sequence ATGAGTAAAAAAATTCGTACAGGTATCATAGGAGCCTCAATGAATAATGGCTGGGCAAGTGGCACACATATTCCAGCTATTGAGCACCTGGATGAGTATGAGCTTACCGCAGTGGGGACAAGTAATATGGCAAGTGCGAAAAAAAGCGCAGAAGCTTTTCGCGCAGATCACGGCTTTGATAACATCGAGGAATTGGCTCATCATACCGATGTTGATATGGTAGTTATTAGTATTAACGTCAAGGAACATTATAACGCCGTTAAAGCCGTCGTGCCTGCTGGCAAACCAATCTATTGTGAATGGCCCCTGGGTTCTAATACAGAGGAAGCGCTCGAAATGCAGGAATGGGCATCCTCTGCCCAATTACCTAATGCGATTGGACTTCAGGCCAGACAAGCACCAGCTGTTCAATATGTAAAAGATTTATTGACAGAAGGTTATGTGGGTAAAGTGTTATCTGCCAATTTGAAGATCTCCATTGATGGCATGGGTGGTGTTGGTGACAAGTCGAGTGCGTACTTGTTTGACCGAAACGTTGGTGGGAATTTGCTGACCATTGTAGGGGACATAATCTGGACGCCTTCACTTACATGCTTGGGGATTTTACAGAATTGTCTGCCACCACAGCTCAACAGTTTCCAGAAGTCGAATTGGTAG
- a CDS encoding glycoside hydrolase family 95 protein, with translation MKTKNIWFNQPARTWEEAMPIGNGTLGGMIFGKTQIERIQLNEDSLWYGGPMQRNNPQALESLSQIRSLIFDGKIREAEELAADTLVGVPDGQRHYEPLGDFYIAMDHSEQEPNEYERYLDLEQGKATVNYTADQSMYTRDYFASYPDQVLVVHLKSSVPGKLSFSTIFGRGAVLQSTHWSSSLKHPVGFQSNLDRIEKRGTNDVIIRGRSGEKKAFDFVAGFA, from the coding sequence GTGAAGACCAAAAATATCTGGTTTAATCAACCTGCTAGAACATGGGAAGAGGCAATGCCTATCGGAAATGGAACTCTTGGAGGCATGATTTTTGGGAAAACACAGATCGAGAGAATTCAGCTTAATGAAGATAGTCTGTGGTATGGTGGTCCGATGCAGCGGAATAATCCTCAAGCACTTGAATCTTTATCTCAGATCAGAAGCCTGATTTTTGACGGTAAGATTAGGGAAGCAGAAGAACTCGCAGCAGATACTCTGGTAGGTGTTCCTGACGGGCAAAGACATTATGAGCCATTAGGAGACTTCTATATCGCCATGGATCACAGTGAACAAGAACCGAATGAATATGAACGATATCTGGATCTGGAGCAAGGCAAGGCAACCGTGAACTATACCGCAGATCAATCCATGTATACCCGTGATTATTTTGCCAGCTACCCGGACCAGGTGCTCGTTGTTCATCTCAAATCCAGTGTACCTGGGAAGTTATCTTTCTCGACTATTTTTGGAAGGGGAGCTGTCCTGCAATCAACACACTGGTCCAGTAGTTTGAAGCATCCTGTGGGGTTCCAATCCAATCTGGACCGGATCGAAAAGCGTGGAACAAATGACGTGATCATCCGGGGAAGAAGTGGGGAGAAGAAGGCATTCGATTTTGTTGCGGGATTCGCTTGA
- a CDS encoding response regulator: MKVLIVEDSIFVQKLLTKLIVDHIPACEIQVANNGEQGYNLFTEFQPDLITTDLLMPGLNGQEMLRKIRETNRHVKIIILSADIQKTTKEEVELLGISGFLNKPLTAEKATTMIELIQAACHAE; the protein is encoded by the coding sequence ATGAAAGTATTAATCGTGGAAGACTCCATTTTCGTACAGAAACTGCTTACTAAACTGATTGTTGATCATATTCCAGCATGCGAGATTCAAGTTGCTAACAATGGAGAGCAAGGATACAATTTATTCACGGAATTTCAACCTGATCTTATAACCACAGACCTGCTGATGCCTGGTTTGAACGGACAAGAAATGCTTCGAAAGATTCGGGAAACGAATCGTCATGTCAAAATTATTATTTTATCTGCAGATATTCAGAAGACAACCAAGGAAGAAGTTGAATTGCTGGGTATTTCTGGTTTTCTGAATAAACCATTAACTGCAGAGAAGGCCACTACCATGATAGAACTCATTCAGGCGGCCTGTCATGCTGAATGA
- a CDS encoding NtaA/DmoA family FMN-dependent monooxygenase (This protein belongs to a clade of FMN-dependent monooxygenases, within a broader family of flavin-dependent oxidoreductases, the luciferase-like monooxygenase (LMM) family, some of whose members use coenzyme F420 rather than FMN.), with protein sequence MAVARETQHIGLVATLSTTFNYPYNIARQFKALDVISHGRVGWNAVTTSDPLAAANFGTRVENRQERYDKAHESIQIVQALWGSWEQDAWTLDVEGGEFADMHKIQPINLKGQYYASRGPLPIPPSEQGQPVIFQAGGGGEGLELAGKYASGVYTNPYDITSAREHRKAIRQSAARFGRNPDDIKMFAGFMFSLASTEEEALDRRKQLMSFNPQEIPSRVSYLGSMVGLPLSVNSVDIDQPLAADLLKNAYANPMDPRSPRALKLLKEGHSVRDVLAHGVINYHPVVAGTPTQVADFLEEWFLAEACDGFSVVPDVSFDGVADFVNQVVPILQERGLFHKEYEGKTLRENMGVPYEYGLQEHGINE encoded by the coding sequence ATGGCAGTAGCAAGAGAGACACAACACATCGGGCTTGTTGCTACCCTCTCTACAACATTTAATTATCCCTACAACATTGCACGTCAGTTTAAAGCTTTGGATGTTATCAGTCATGGACGTGTGGGATGGAATGCAGTTACCACCTCCGACCCCCTAGCGGCGGCTAATTTCGGTACCCGGGTTGAAAATCGCCAAGAACGCTATGACAAGGCACATGAAAGCATACAAATTGTTCAGGCCTTGTGGGGGAGTTGGGAACAAGACGCTTGGACGTTAGATGTAGAAGGAGGGGAATTTGCGGATATGCATAAAATCCAGCCTATTAACCTTAAAGGTCAATATTATGCATCTCGTGGTCCTTTGCCGATTCCTCCATCCGAACAAGGGCAACCAGTAATTTTCCAGGCAGGGGGAGGAGGTGAAGGATTAGAATTAGCTGGGAAATATGCATCGGGAGTGTACACCAATCCTTATGATATTACGTCTGCCCGTGAACACAGAAAAGCCATAAGGCAAAGTGCTGCCCGTTTTGGTCGAAACCCCGATGATATCAAAATGTTTGCAGGTTTTATGTTTTCTCTGGCTTCAACGGAGGAAGAAGCTTTGGATCGTCGGAAACAGCTTATGAGCTTCAATCCCCAGGAAATTCCCAGCAGGGTAAGTTACCTCGGCTCCATGGTTGGTTTACCCTTATCGGTAAACTCCGTAGATATAGATCAACCTTTAGCGGCTGACTTGTTGAAAAACGCATATGCCAACCCCATGGACCCACGTTCTCCAAGAGCCTTAAAGTTATTGAAAGAAGGACACTCTGTAAGGGATGTTCTCGCTCACGGGGTCATCAACTATCATCCGGTCGTTGCAGGCACACCGACACAGGTTGCTGACTTCTTGGAAGAATGGTTTCTGGCTGAAGCATGTGACGGATTCTCAGTCGTGCCCGATGTATCCTTTGATGGCGTTGCAGATTTTGTGAATCAGGTAGTTCCTATCTTGCAGGAACGCGGTTTATTCCATAAGGAATATGAAGGAAAAACACTACGCGAGAATATGGGCGTTCCTTACGAATACGGATTGCAGGAACATGGAATCAACGAATAA
- a CDS encoding sensor domain-containing diguanylate cyclase has protein sequence MDNLISQALNKVHMGIMIVDRQLKVVVWNGWLERLTGKNKEDVVGLNLLEVCPRFKSNVYLNILQNALYHGQSRFCSSALHKAFILPKEGEDEHLLRQNMNVDPLYLEDRSYALIQISDMTNVNTRVYKLKNLIKELETEYAKIKISEKISKHLSLHDPLTGLPNRLAYNDRLAWAISNAQRNHGKLAIMFVDADGFKQVNDTYGHDVGDQVLLEMAKRLSETVPSTDTVARLGGDEFIILSHLKDDRDAEVIAKRVEAAFSTHFKIAGNYINLSISIGISLFPKHGQEPSELLRQADGAMYKIKKNGKNGYGIYEPEHV, from the coding sequence ATGGATAATCTCATTTCACAAGCTCTGAACAAGGTCCATATGGGAATCATGATCGTGGACAGACAATTGAAAGTTGTTGTGTGGAATGGATGGTTGGAACGTCTTACAGGCAAAAATAAAGAAGACGTAGTCGGTTTGAATTTGCTTGAAGTATGCCCGAGATTTAAGTCAAATGTATATTTAAATATACTGCAAAATGCGCTGTATCATGGTCAGAGCAGATTTTGCTCAAGCGCTCTACATAAGGCATTTATTCTTCCGAAGGAAGGCGAGGATGAACATTTATTAAGACAAAATATGAATGTGGATCCGCTCTATCTGGAAGATCGAAGTTATGCCCTCATTCAAATTAGTGATATGACAAATGTAAATACAAGGGTATATAAACTAAAAAACCTGATTAAGGAACTGGAGACGGAATACGCCAAAATCAAAATCTCTGAAAAGATCAGCAAACATTTGTCTTTGCATGATCCTCTTACAGGTCTGCCTAATCGTCTTGCTTATAATGACCGCCTTGCCTGGGCGATCAGTAATGCTCAAAGAAACCATGGTAAACTTGCCATTATGTTTGTGGATGCGGATGGCTTCAAACAGGTGAATGATACGTACGGGCACGATGTAGGTGATCAAGTGCTGCTGGAAATGGCAAAGCGGTTAAGCGAAACGGTTCCGAGTACGGACACGGTAGCACGGCTTGGCGGGGACGAATTCATCATTTTGAGCCACCTGAAAGATGATCGCGATGCTGAGGTCATTGCCAAAAGAGTGGAAGCTGCATTTAGTACCCACTTCAAAATTGCCGGAAACTATATCAATCTTTCAATAAGTATTGGTATCAGCCTGTTTCCCAAGCATGGACAGGAGCCTTCCGAACTTCTCAGACAAGCGGATGGAGCCATGTACAAGATTAAAAAGAATGGCAAAAATGGTTACGGAATCTATGAACCTGAACATGTTTAA